The Pseudanabaena yagii GIHE-NHR1 genomic interval AAACTGCGGAAAGTCTTATTCTGCAATCGTAAGGTATCGGATATTTGCGTAAAGAGGCTGTCGTTTTGATTTAATGGCGATCGCCAATTTTGCGATGATCTCAGTCGCTGAAGACCTGCCAATAGATAGGAAAAGGGCAATTTAGGCACATCAGCTTGCACTAGGGGCAAATACTGCACCGACATATGAATATGACCATCGATGCTGCCATTTTTACTAGCAATTTCGGGCAAAGTCTCTAGCCAATTCCCTTCGCTATAGACAGAAGCCAACACAAACCAAGTTCCATTTTTGCTGTTTGTTTGTCCATTTACAGCATTTTGAATCGCCTGTCCTAAAATGCGATCGCTAGTGTGATCGCTTTGTCCACCATCTTTGCCATCCTTGCGATTACGATGGGAGCGATCGAGTAAATAGTCCATACCGATAATCTGAGCATTTTGGCTAGCTAGGCGATCGACTAATTGAGCGAGATAATTTCTATCCATGGGATGCGGATCAGCGATCGCCGCTTTTTGTAAGGACGCTTCATCAATTTGTACTAAAAGGACGGGAGGCGATTCCTGAGGAATGCGTTGTGTCTGTTGGCGATAGATCGCCTGTAGCCAAACGCGCCGATCAAGCATCCATTCTTGAAAGGAGGGAATAAGGCTCATTGCCAGCAAAGTACTAAGGGCGATCGCTTGTAATGGCGTTGGTAAAACTCTCTTTATAAAGGCACTGAGGCTCTTAGGAGGGATTTTAAATAAAGGTGCGTCAGGATGGCGAAATAGTGAGGGAATCAGATAAACCGAAGGAAAGGTTAAACGTTCTTCTTGTAAATAGCGACAGGCGGCAAACATGGATGTATGAGCATCTTTATGTTGGGCGAGATTTTGGAGAAACTGGACTAAAAAGCTCTGGGCAGCCTGATTATGGATGGGTTCACGCATGGCGATCGCTTGTGGTATGCCGACTTTAGAGACTAGCCATGTAGCGATCGCAGTGCCATTGCAGGAGTTGAAAATCGCAATTTGTAATCCTCGTTCTTTGGCTTGCAATAGATAGGGATCTAAATCGCTCATGGTCAGCGAACTATTGGGTGCAACCAGTAACTTCCCTCCTGTTAAATTAGTTTGGTCGCTATGTCCTGCAAAAAAGAGAATATCCCAGCCCTGCGGATCAGCGATCGCATTACAGATCTTCTGCTTTTGATTGAGGCGATCTGATGGTGCAGCATCCCAACAAATCGTCTGGATTTCCGCTAATGCCGAGAGAATCTGCATTGCTTCACGATCATTTTGCAAATCTAAACCTGTCTCATCACCAAAAATTGCTAGCACCCGAGGACGGCGACGCGATTGCGGCGGCGAAATTTCGGTGCTTGAGTAAATTGCTCTAGCAATGCGTACAGTATCTAAAGGGACAAATTCATCCTGTAGTTTCCATGCTTCCCAAGGTAGGCACAGCAAATCTTCGGAACAAGTAATCAGTAAATCAATATGGATGCTCTCTAAATCCGATGCTTTAGATTGAGTAGATACGAGACGGGATGAACGCTTCACCTCTTCCCATAGTTCATAAAGCTCTGGACTTCGCAACCAAAAGTTCAACTCCCGAATTAACTTCTCCTCGGCTTCACGCAGCTTCTCATACCAATCAACATTCGAGAGCGAAAAACTACCACTTCCCTGCACTCTTCCCCGTAAAGAGTTCTCCATGGTTACATGACGATAGTAGTTGAGATAGGCATTCTGCCATTCACTATAGCTATTAGCCAGTTTTTCAGGATAGGCGATCACTACTACAGGTAAGCGCTGATTTTTTCCCCATTTCAGCAGAAATCGGCATTGGCTTTCGATCTTCTCAACTTCTAGATAGTAAGTCGGCATTTAAAGCGCATTTGGATGAAATGCAAAGGCTGGTAAGGTTAACATAACACCACTGGGCAAAGAAATCGATACCGAAAATGTTTCAGTGCGATCGCCAGTGACGCAGGCATAGAGATAGAGATCTTGACTTGTCTTGTCTAACTGCCGAT includes:
- a CDS encoding CHASE2 domain-containing protein, yielding MPTYYLEVEKIESQCRFLLKWGKNQRLPVVVIAYPEKLANSYSEWQNAYLNYYRHVTMENSLRGRVQGSGSFSLSNVDWYEKLREAEEKLIRELNFWLRSPELYELWEEVKRSSRLVSTQSKASDLESIHIDLLITCSEDLLCLPWEAWKLQDEFVPLDTVRIARAIYSSTEISPPQSRRRPRVLAIFGDETGLDLQNDREAMQILSALAEIQTICWDAAPSDRLNQKQKICNAIADPQGWDILFFAGHSDQTNLTGGKLLVAPNSSLTMSDLDPYLLQAKERGLQIAIFNSCNGTAIATWLVSKVGIPQAIAMREPIHNQAAQSFLVQFLQNLAQHKDAHTSMFAACRYLQEERLTFPSVYLIPSLFRHPDAPLFKIPPKSLSAFIKRVLPTPLQAIALSTLLAMSLIPSFQEWMLDRRVWLQAIYRQQTQRIPQESPPVLLVQIDEASLQKAAIADPHPMDRNYLAQLVDRLASQNAQIIGMDYLLDRSHRNRKDGKDGGQSDHTSDRILGQAIQNAVNGQTNSKNGTWFVLASVYSEGNWLETLPEIASKNGSIDGHIHMSVQYLPLVQADVPKLPFSYLLAGLQRLRSSQNWRSPLNQNDSLFTQISDTLRLQNKTFRSLLDPKAQIRPITDFAQDKFGQAWFHPIVDFSIPPDRIYQTIPAWQLLQEPPKISDSQIILISANYSEAGVFKQGEDSFAQPSAIRYWLQQSPSTKQRESYTGGEVQTYAIHHFLRDRYVVPIPDVWMMILFLASGTILVSFWQPRSHRQVYLVMTITLSLYTLASIEIYISGGLLLPIVSPAIVAIVYCLPKLLRSSGNAGEIARFLHS